In Tachypleus tridentatus isolate NWPU-2018 chromosome 3, ASM421037v1, whole genome shotgun sequence, the sequence gtgttataatgtgacggtcaatccaactattcgttggtaaaaaataggcCATGAgcttgcggtgggtggtgaagactagctgcctttcctctactcctTTCACTAATATACTAGGGACGACAAGagaagatagcccttgagtagctttgcgacgaattcaaaaaacacacaatatttatttttatatttagatcGAATATTATCTCTGGTTCACATCTTGGACATAAGCCGTCGGTTTATTACGTTACCCATTATAATTTATGCCGGTCAGTACTCCACTATAGAAATGACTGccatgttgttttcattagctaAGACTAATGTTGATAAACAAGATGAATTATGTTCACTGTACGTCTTGTCGCCCCCCTATACTTCTctctaaatgaatatttataacaaagaagtttttatattttctgaagaactatatttaacagatttaaataaaaataattaactgattTTTCATTTAGATATGACTCACTGAAAGAAACACGTTAACACTTGTTTATTACTCATATCTGTATAATAGAAACAGTACAGAATATTATGGTtaacattacaaatgtttatgGCATGGTAAGTTTCACAATAATACACTTACAACCAGGTCATTTCATACACTTAAGGTTTTCTctcattgtttcttttattttatatttcactaccTGTCGACGTTTTTGGAAAGTCTTCAACCAACACGATGTACCGAGGAATCTTAAAGTAGCTGAtctgaaaccaaaaaaaaaaatattcattatttaacagATATACTTGTAAGGTTGTTAAAAATAGAGGACAAAAGTCATGACGAAACAATATATGtcaaacaataaaagtttattatgagAAAATACAAATCAAACGTGATAGTTCATGACGAAAGAACATAAGATAAGTAGAAACGTTTCTAGACAATACTTAGTATGTttactgtagctcagaataagacatgtGTGAGAAGATCATTATACgtacacaactttttttttttaaatcttttagtCCAGGAAGCTTTTTGTTGAATACCAGTAAATATTTAGATCTATTGGTTCGCAATATCTTTAGGTGTTTAAAAGTATTATTCTGTTTGTACATAACCTGAATGTTACTTCTCTTGATGAACGTTTTATATGGTGATCTATTTGTGCAAGTAAAACCTCGATCTATCCCAGTTGACAATTTCTGtgtggttgttttataataacatattacagATGTTACATGACAAACAAGAGTGTATAAAAGTAAgcgtgaataaaacaacaactgttgaCATTTTGTAATCCATTTGTAATCCATTTTAGACCAGTAAAATCTCTGTAGTAACCACCTAACGAATACTTTATAAGTAATAGTATAAtggtctgttttatttttatatatattcagttgATGTGATGTTAACATCAACTAGCTATTGTGTTAATATGACATGAAGTAAGTTCGGTGTTAATAGCTTCTTACTGAGCTACACTATTAATATCACATAAGGTGAGCAAACTGATAACAGCtggtgttatattaacataatactgACTTTTCCTTTGCAATATTCACAAAGTTCCGTTTCTGTTACCGTTGATCCACCTTTTAGTTTCACCCAAACACAGGCTTCTTCTTCCATTTGCTGGTCTAGAACTCCAACGacctaaaatgaaaatatcaaaataaatattatgtatgcTGTCATATCTACGTACAACGTTTAACAGCAATGTATATGGTACATTGAATCTAGTCCTATAAGTAACAAATTTAACAGTAACGTTAATGCAACTCTTAAACGTTTTCCACAATTCAACATTCTGAGTTTAATAATATGATTCACGTAACACTTATCAATAGTGAAAACGACACAAAGGACGTTATCAATATCACAAAATACAATATCAATGATAATAATATCAAATGATATAGAAAAATCTCCAGGGCACTGACTACGTGAAAATAACAGTACATAGTCACTTTGTtatgaatgtataatacaaattattgttaactttactttttagtattattattaggcTTACCAGTTATAATGCTTCAAACACATTACAAGTTTAAGGCCGTCAtgttaaataaccaaaaacaaaatttgaattttgcgaaaactacacgagaactatctgcacgagccatttttaatttagcagtgtaatattagaatgaaggcagctagtcatcaccactcacagccaactctttgtCTACTCTTTTTCCCAACAAAGAGTCggataaccgtcacattataacttcctcacggctgaaaggagcaGAATCTTTGGTGCGAAAGCGATTCGAatcgcggattacgagtcgataacTTCAACCACTTAGTCATGCCGGAATCTAAAATTTGAAGAGTACAAGTTTTTCTGAGAAATCTCACCTGAGCTTCAGCGACATCTGGATGACTGAGAAGGAACTCTTCCACTTCCTGAGGATAGATGCATTCTCCTCCTCTGTTGACCATGTCTTTAAATGTACCAAGAATACTGATGTAGCCATCTTCATCCATCACAGCAATATCCCTGTgtcatattgtattattaatatgtAGAAACAATTAACACCTTCATCTGTCATGACGATATATTTGACACATATTTTAAGCGTAGAATTATTAATACCGTTATAGGTTACATTGCAAGTCATCATTCTATCATGACCTAGAAACTTAAAGTACTACAAGAGAACAGAGTTAGTTCAGTGTCACACAGTAAGTTAGATAGTGATTGTTATGGTGTCTATTTGTCTGCATTTCAATTACTCAGTATATTTGTCTTATAACGATCGACTAACACTAACGTTATTCATATATCTTTATAAGTGAGTTATTCGTACGTATAATTAGATCTGGAATTTATGttgaaatgtatttgtgaagCTAGGCACATCAGGAACCGTATCTTTGAGCAAACTTAACTGGATAAATAAATGAATTCCGGACGCGGACAAGATGTTCTCTCTTTAGAAAACAATCGAAAAACCAGTAACAGTTCCTAGTCGGTAATAACAGTTACAAGACGAAAGTTGAAGTATCAGAGTGGACATGTAGTGGACAAATCCTAGTTATTTATATCTTACTCAGTGTGATACCAACGTGCATTATCAAAGACTTGACCACATTGTTCCTTGTCACCCCAGTATCCCAAGAATGATAAACGATCACGTGTACACAGTTCTTCTTCTTTGTTGACCGGAACTATTCGTCCATCATTGTCCACTAGTTTAACCTGAGAACAAATTTATAGATTGTAAAAATACAACATAGTGAACTCTTACTATGTAAATAACACACTAACTACAACTTTACTTTGTATAATTTGTGGTACACCTTACATGGTTCATGTACTTAATACACTAACTACAACCTTACATTGTATAATTTATGGTTCATCTTACATGCTCTAATACCATACAGTTACCTCAACATGGTCAAGTGGTGTTTCAATTGTATGGTATTCCTTTTCCGGTCTTTCTCCTGGACGTGTTGAACAACTTACGGGACTATTTTCTGTTGTTGAGTATGTATTCTGTGGGCAAGAAAAGATAGTGGTGATTcctataaaaatgttttcctttCTATAATTTATGGTACACATTACATTGTTAACGTACATGACACACTAATTACAACTTTAGTTTGTATAATTTATGGtacacattacattgttaatgtacaTAACACACTAACTACAACCTTACTTTGTATAATTTATCGTACACATTACATTCTTAATGTACATAACACACTAACTACAACCTTACTTTGTATAATTTATGGtacacattacattgttaatgtacaTAACACACTAACTACAACTTTAGTTTGTATAATTTATGGTACACATTACATTGTTAACGTACATGACACACTAATTACAACTTTAGTTTGTATAATTTATGGtacacattacattgttaatgtacaTAACACACTAACTACAACtttagtttgtatattttgtGGTACACCTTAAATGGTTAATGTACTAGTACCAGTTTAGCTTTAGTTGCAGTCAGCTGAGTTAGAAACCACTCATAATAGTTGATGCTCCAAACTGCCAGGCGTCTCAGTCCAAGCTCTAAGAAACTTGCTGCTAGCTGATCAGTCTGTGGTACAAACAATGGAACTTAAGAATTTACAGATatatagaattttatttaaagtacagTAACACTAACATTATATGAACCAGTATATTTAGagctaaaatacattttaacttcatatAAGCCATTACAGATACAGATGGTGTAAAACTAACATTACATGGACCAGTGTAACAACATTTGAACCAGTAAAGGTACGGGTACAGTATATTTAACAACACATGAAGCAGAAAACATACACGTATAGTATATCAAACAACACCTGAACCTCAATATCCATAGCTACAGTATATCTCACAACACATGACCCAGTAAAGATACAGGTACAGTATATCTAAAAACACGTGAATCGCTAAAGTTACAGGCCCAGTCTTCCTAACAACACTTGAACCAGTACATCTATAGCTGCAGTATATCTAACAACACATGGACAAGTAAAGATACAGGTAGATTATATCTAAAAACACGTGAATTGCTAAAGCTACAAGACCAGTCTTCCTAACAACACTTGAACCTCAATATCCATAGGtacagtatatctaacaacacATGAACCAGTAAAGATACAGgtacagtatattaaaaaaaaaatatgaaccaGTGCGACTGTGGCTACAGTATATCTAAAAACACGTGACCAGTGAAGATACAAGTTCAGTATATCTAACAACACGTGCACTAGTACATGTACAGCtacagtatatctaacaacaaGCGAACCAGTAAACATGCAAGTACAGTATATCTAAGAACAAGTGATTCAGTACATCTGTAAGAACAATATACTAACAACACGTAAACCAGTGTATCTATAGCTATAGTAAAACTAAAAACTTGTGAACCAGTAAAGGCACAAGTATATTATATCTAACCACACCTGAACTAGTAAAGATAGAAGTATAGTATATCTAACAACACTTGAACCAGTAAATGTATAGCTACGGAAACATcttagaaaaatatgcaaatttgtaaTAACACATGAACCAATAAAGATTAAAGTACAATGTATGTTAGAACACGTGAACCAGTACATCTATAACTACAGTATATCAAACAATACGTGAGCCAGTACTTTTATAGTTACAATATATCTCACAATACGTCAACCAGTAAAGATACACCTACTATATATCCAAGAACACGGGAACCAGAAgagatataaacataatataccTAAGAACAAATGTACCAGTACATCTATAGCtacagtatatctaacaacaaCTGAACCAGTAAAGATGCAAGTACATTATATCTAACAACACGTGAACATTATATTTAGTTACACATGAACCAGTATAAACACAGGTACACAATATTTAACAACACGTGGACCATTATCAATACAATAATGCAGGgatggccaaacttgcttaacgtaagggccacatacgataaacttcagatgtttgagaacatgaacaaatattacacacacgtttaaattttgttacataacttttatataaatattaagaaatacatatatgtggtttttaaactgttaatctgtattagttttaataattacaaagtacacatatatatactcaaagttttcaaaattttgactgatgtttgttttaactatattgagtgTATTTAACACGGTCATGAACTACGGAAACATcttagaaaaatatgcaaatttgtatttcattaagaGTAAATAagactgacaaaaataaaaaaatttaaagacagatatttttaattatatttatttatcctagtaaatatctggtcataACATggagtaaaatatgtaaaacaataatattaaagatattttaatcagataccaccttacaaaattgtagtcttgtcataatatttttctgacacaaacagaccTTGATCAGactatttactgctagtagagaTTGTGtaagtttccatcttggttgtgagtcgttgaaCTTTCGGTTGACATGTCgtcaaggctgtacgaattatctccgtcaggtgttgatttgtcAGGATGGAACGATGTTTCATCTTCACAAACTTCAGTACaaagtacagtgattcacagcagcatgttgtgctgaaaattaaAATGAGTCGCACATTGGTTTTCTTCCGTTCAGGacattttctttcttgaacttaCTTCCAGAACTCagttgtagaatgggatttatggatcatattTAGACCCAGGTCATTCTGCAGTTCTGTTCGTTCCACAGCAGATGtttctgtaaccagaggttcgagTATTGGACAACCATTATTGATCACATGAACCAGGATTTACAAGAGAGACGAAGCAGGGCTTTAACTTCTGtaagtcctcaaacctgtctaAGAAGTTATCAAGCAGTCCTCGTaacttatctttgtattcttccagtttgttttatttcaatatcagggaacgtacttactctccttttgagattggaaAAGTTACTGTAGTTTCATGACAATATGTCTCcttgaaaaagtcttattttattctgaaatctgaaaattgtctgagttaGATTAGAAACAATATGAATCTACTCCTGGAATGCCAAGTTCACAGTTTGTAGATGATTCGTTATATCAGTAAGAAATAGTAGATCTTGAATCCACTCATCATCACTTGAGGATagaatattttcctttcttcaaggAAAGTAATAACAGGCTCCAACAagtccacaaacctatttaaggcATTACTGGTTTACAACCATCTCACAATAAAGTAGAAAGTGATATCACTGGGTTTAccttcaagctccagttcttcaataaaatttttccATTGTATCAATATCTGTATGATACAATGTATTTGAATAACACAACATACTAtataagtgtttatatttgtataaaaacacacagGAAGTGTTGGTAtctgtataacaaaatatacaataaaagtgtcaatatctGTATGATAATTATATTCTAGCAAATCACATATTAAAACACATACAGAGTATAATGCTTACACTCTGGTACATTATGTATTAATACATATACACAGTATAATACTTATACTCTTGTACATTATATGATAATACACATGTGCGGTATAACGGTTATACTCTAGTACATTACATCATAATACACCTACCCAGTGAAATACTTATACTCTTGTACataatatcataatacacatgtgCAGTATAATGGTTATACTCTAGTACATTACATCATAATACACCTACCCAGTGACTTAATACTTATACTGCAGTAGTACggttatattatattacatcatAATACACCTATTCAGTGAAATACTTATACTCTTGTACATTATATCATATACACTCAGTACTTATACTCTAGTACCATATATTAATACTCATACACAACATGACACCTATACTCTAGTGCATCATATATTAATACAGATACACAGTATGAttctaaaactgtagtacattatacattgatacacaaatacagtgtgatagTTAGacttagtatattatatttttaatatacatacacaatatcatgcatacattttaaaacttcggCATAAATTATAATGGGTAACGTAATAATCAGGAGACTCATGTCCAAGATGTGAACCAGAGAAAATATTcgatctaaataaaaataaatattgtgtaattttttggAATTCACGCAAAGCcaatcaagggctatctgcgctagccgtacctaaatTATTAGTGAAGAAACGAGAGTAtaggcgactagtcatcaccacacaccgccaactcttgaactactctttcaccaacgaataagggAATTGACCATCATGATATAACTTcttcacggctgaatgggcgagcatttttggtgggacgggtattcgaacctgcaaccctatgattacgagtcgattgccttaacccacttgactaTGCTGGGCTAATAAATATTATTAGCCATATTAGTATGgtaaagaaacacaaatattagatttgcaaataaatataaaataagacatAAATACATTCACTAAGTGGTTCTTTACTCTTACTTATATTAGTAGAACTACATCAGTTTCAGTACTAGTGGTGACAGGATGAATCTATTTATATTTGAAACGTAACACAAGATTCACTGAACGTTAGACTGTATATTAGAAATTATATGTCCGGAGTTGTGACCATGTTACcattttaatacacacacacatatgaatatatataatatttgttgttgtgtaaataaagttgtaaatctCATACATTTCACATGATGATGCAGGTTTTTAGTTTAAGTACATATTAAATGTAGAACTGAATCGATAACAGTCAAATTATCattcatattgaaatatattataagctatattttctgACAGACACTGTTTGAACCTTTTACTGATTGTTGTACTATACAGTAATGTTGATAACACTATGTCGTTTATAAAGTACATGAAATATTACTTAGTGATTGAAGTGAACAAATAGTAATATGGACATTGTGTACAGAAGTTGTATGGAAGCTGATCTGGCGTTTTATAAACcatgatatttatattaatagtttatgtACATTcaaatttgataataaatatttcatttagtttGTGGTTTTACTTACATAAATAGGTAATGTAATATCCataaaaggtatgatattagATTCATACATATACTATGTTAGTATTCAAGAAATGTACTCTAACAATagtttaatatgaaataatgtcCAAAACtaccaaaatgttttaatgttatcttaTACAATGATGTCATGTTGAGACACCCTAGCAACACACCCTCTGATTCTAGTTCCTGGACACCATTACCTCAggtatttaatttataacactATGCACCCTCACGTATTAACATATTACAAAACAGTTTGCTAACTGATGTCTTTTAGAGTGCATGTCCATAAAATGAGTTGTTCTAGTAAGCATGTTAGTAAGATGAGCTGATAGTTAATCtttgatattatattaacaaatatccGACGTCTAATGGACATATATATGTCTATTTACTAATACGTAGGATTTAATCTCAAACTAGTTCACTGTTTCTGATCAACTTTatcagatatatttaattttgataaatttgaacACACAAAGTTGGACAGAACTAAAAGGAAGAGAACATCATATGtaagtaaaaaacataaacagatatatttaggTACCCTAACCTTGACATCAGAGCTTACTTTAACTATATCTATCGACAATGTACATCAGatatgccaaccattacgattttggtgtatacattacgactttACGCTCATACAgtcaaatattacgacttgttgcaactcccaaattataatatattatataggcctatacaataaagtgataaattgtttcccaagggcttgaaaggggtgaaaaaaatttctagtgagatacaaataaattttgataataaataaaagacatagtccaaatgtctatttgcgataatcatgtttgtacttgaaataataaaaaaaaaatatttgtatctcagacgtctaccaatagtttgagtgcggtgcttctccatactgggtacgtgggggaatccatagttacgtcatcagtgcttatCAGCCAATCAGGGTTCGCGTTGaagggtatttctcgttttctaagcggcatagaaacaccaatgcgatcgttaacaagatggaaaaaaagagacctcgttcaccagattgtcttgtttctggcaaatctaaaaggactaaaactgtgaatcaaaaatttaggaaagagtatagtgcaaaatatccggtcattgcattaAAAGTCAGTAACAGTAATGCGTTtttacagtttgtcacatcaattttttTGTGGCTcctggcgggataaacgattgttccagacatatatAATTGGCATCCCACCAACAAAAAACAGAGGCGAAGACAAAAAACGATGCAAATAACAACACTTATGAataagaattcaaaatatgaaaccataaatgcagaagtgatgttcacgcaattcgtcatttcTTATAATTTACCTCTAgcacaaaagtgctagcagaaaacaacacttcaaagagtttcaaggttTGTATGACAAATAaccaagaaaaattctacaacttgttgaCACAAGATGGCCATTACTTAGGGTGTGCTTCAACAGAAAATTGGGCATgtgaagccattgaagaagtattttcactgtgaaaaggaaaaactggaTTCAAAAGtatctaaacgtgcagctcagtcagacAGAAAGACTTTAACAGCcaagatatcctctcagccactcagagacacagtcaagacatccttTCAGCCACATAAGACAACAGTCtctaaaagcagacaaagaaacatttgatgtaacacaatatatgtttaggcagtctgaccttgaactaaagaagagacaatcaatgagaagaaaacgaaaactaacaaggaagtaaccaagaaaagttatgcacacagcaagttagataagttaacagttttcttggacaacaaagtgaacttgttatattgtttttttcttcaatctGCAATTCTTCTACTTAaacaagccaatttgatattgcaaagagaagaaccttgcatacacattatacatataactctgattacacaagttaaaaatatacttgtcaggtacatcaagccagaatatcttgaagacaacatcactgaacttgactacagcaatgaatccttacacaaatctgatgaggaaGTTTCTACTGGAAATGCTGCTAAGGAATGCATTGTTAattatgaaaaggacctggaccttaTCAGCTTCTACatcagtgtcaagaaatactatattgcagctacaaattacatgacgAAACCTTTCCCTCTAAAGTATGAACTTATGATCCACACAGAGGTTGCTGATCGAAAACTGAAAGTCAgaaaagatttctcttctctataGTTCTTCACAGACAGTTTACcttgtccttgtcaatacacatgagcacaacactattgacaagttggaagggcaatatttgatatatcaaactgatactttctcagaaactgtcctttggttgaatgttgacaagttttgtgTTCAGCTGTTTACTGTTAAGGATGGAAATgacaaccagaagtatgacattctgtgtagggttatgcttggaattcttccAATCTTCCaatctaatgctgacagtgaaaggatatttagtttagtgactaaaacaaaagcaagttcataCCAAACTTGAGCATCTCAGTTTTgaacagtattataacacacaagatgtgtatgcagtcaaatggacaatgttgttataactcacaatcatccagagacattctcatgaaaacaAAGGATACAAAAGCTGCAgaactattacaataagtatcataaatatgatataaactagtccttacacaacaGCTATTTCTgtttactgtttgtgcatgttaaatgttttatgaatggttttattcatatgttttaacagtatatttgtcactctgaactaaataaaaggcataatttcaaaatatttttttaaatttatttattaaattcacaaaacacagtcataaatgagcaatctgtagcagtaataaataataatagttataataataatataacaataaacagcttagagacattggtcaggcctagtagccccAAATGAAAAAGGGCCCGTCTACATTGATTACGCTCAgccatttgaaatagttggcatctctgtatacACTCATGCCTACCGATGTGAAAAAGATAGGATTACAAACTTATATAATTCAAGATTCAGTTGTAAAAACAAGTTAGTCCAGAGTGGCTT encodes:
- the LOC143246170 gene encoding medium-chain acyl-CoA ligase ACSF2, mitochondrial-like isoform X1, translated to MDIETDQLAASFLELGLRRLAVWSINYYEWFLTQLTATKAKLNTYSTTENSPVSCSTRPGERPEKEYHTIETPLDHVEVKLVDNDGRIVPVNKEEELCTRDRLSFLGYWGDKEQCGQVFDNARWYHTEDIAVMDEDGYISILGTFKDMVNRGGECIYPQEVEEFLLSHPDVAEAQVVGVLDQQMEEEACVWVKLKGGSTVTETELCEYCKGKISYFKIPRYIVLVEDFPKTSTGSEI